The DNA segment GACCTTGTTGGCATCGCTCAAGGCTTCGCGCACGAAGGCGACACCGGCCTCGACCGTCTTGCGGGTGCCGCCGATTTGTTGAATTTCGAGTTCGCGTAAGCGCCCGGCGAGTTTCTGCTCCTGCATCAGCCCACCGATCTGGTTGACCTCGCAACCCAGGCCCAATACGACAACGGCCGAAAAATTGACGTGCCGTGCATAGCCGCCGAGCGTGCGGCGAAGCAGCGCGAGCGGCTCGTCCTGCGTCATGCCGCAGCCGGTCTTGTGGGTGAGCGCGACCACGCCATCGACATTGGGAAAATCGGCGAGCGGATTGTCGCCCGTGAACGGATTCTTCCGGAAGACATCCGCGACAAGGCTAGCTACATGCGCGCTGCAATTCACTGACGTGAGGATGCCGATATAGTTGCGGGTCGCGACACGGCCGTCGGAGCGGCGGATACCGTCGAACGTCGCAGGCAGGTCGAAATTTGGTACCGGCTTCACGTCGAGACCGAACGCGTAGTCCTTGGCGAAGTCGCCCATGCCGCAGTTCTGGGTGTGCACGTGGCTACCCGGTGCAATCGGCGCGGTCGCGAAGCCGATGATCTGGCCGTAACGGCGGATGGGCTCGCCGACCGCGATTCCACGGATCGCGACCTTGTGGCCGGCCGGAATGCGCTCCACCGTGGTCACGCCGTCGGCAACCACCAGCCCCGGCGGCAGGCTCGAGCGCGCGATCAGCACGCCATCATCGGGATGCAGACGAATGACGGGTGCCGGGGCCATGGTGGTCTCCTTGATGCTCTAACGTATCGTGCCCCGGACGCTGCGCAGCGCGAGCGATGCGCTGCTGATCCGGGGCCTAGAGTGAGCGCGCGACGTCAATGGATCCCGGATCTGCGGTGCAGCGCTGAAGAAGCACTGCACCGCGTCCGGGACACGAGATCCTTACGCCTTGCCGCCGGAATCCTTGCGGGTCTGGGCAATCTGCATCTTCGCATAGGTCGCCATCAGGCCGACCTCGTTGAACAGGGTCACGAGCTTGAAACCCATGTTGATCGCACGCAACGCGCCGTCGGCGCCCGAGCAATGGATGCCGGGATGCAGGCCGCGCTTGCCGCATTCCTTCACGATCTTCTCGTAGATCTTGAGAATCTCCGGCTCCTCGCGATCGAGCTTCGGCACCAGCCCATAGGAGAAGCCGAGGTCGGACGGTCCGATATAGACGCCGTCGATGCCTTCGACATCGAGGATCGCTTCCATGTTCTCGATCGCGGTTTTGGTCTCCATCATCGGGAGCAACACCGTGTCCTGATTGGCGGTCTTCTGATAGCTGCCGGCCGTGCCGTACAGGCCGGCGCGGATCGGGCCATTCGAACGCACACCCATCGGCGGGTACTTGCTGTAGGAGACGAGGTTTTTGGCCTCCTGCGGCGTGTTGATCATCGGGCAGATCACGCCATAAGCACCGCCATCGAGCACCTTGCCGATGATGCCGGGCTCATTCCACGGCACCCGCACCATCGGCGTCACCGGATGGCCGTGCATGGCCTGGAAACACTGGACCATCGACTGATAGTCCTGCACGCCATGCTGCATATCGACGGTGACGCTGTCGAAGCCGCATTGCGCGATCACCTCGGCCGAGAAGCCGGAAGGGATCGCAAGCCAGGCGTTCACGACCACCTTGCCCGCCGCCCATATTTCCTTGACCTTGTTTGCCATCGTTCTTTCCTTACGTTGCAATCTGTTCCGGCCTCGCGAACGGAAGCTACCGCCTCGCCGCTACGCGACCCACCAATCAGATCCCGCTTTTAGCGCCGAACAACCGGCTTGGCTCGCCAAGATGGCGCATTACTGGGTTGCCCGCTGGATGCTTGCCTCGCCGACGCCGACCTCGCGGGCGGTGTTGACGATGGCAGCCCAGGTGTCGTCCGGCAAGGGAATGCCGTTTTCGGTCCGCTCGGCGCGGGTCTTGCGCTCGACGTCGCCCGGAATCAGGACCGGCTCGCCGCCCGCAATCGGCTTGGTCCCGCGGATGAAATCGACATAGCGGGAGACCTCGCCGTCGAAGAAGTGCGCGGGGTCGACGACTTTCGGGTCGATGTAAAATGCGAGCATGCCGTTGGCAAAGCGCCGGTTGGGCGCAGTGGCCCCCGTGCCGGTCAGCGCGCCGCCAAGCAGTTCGCACATGAACGCCAACCCCGAGCCTTTGTGTTCGCCGAAGGCCCGGATCGCGCCGGTCCCTTTGGTGTGATCGCGCGGACCGTCGGGTGTGTATGGCCCATAGAGCACGTGCGGGTCCTCGCTCAACGCACCATCGGCATCGATCAGCGCGCCCTTGGGCAGTTTCTTGCCGCCACGGCTTGCGACCAGGCACTTGCCTTCGGCCACGATCGAGGTGGCGAAATCGAGCACGATCGGCGGCTGTCCTTCGCGCGGCACGCCGACGCAATAGGGCGCGGTCGACAGCCGCTTCTCGACGCCGCCGAAAGGCGCGACCAGCAGCGAGCCGGCCGCATTGACGAAATGCACGGAGATCAGACCTTCGGCGGCGGCCGCCTCGGCCCAGTCGCCGACGCGGCCAATATGTCCGGCGTTACGAAGTGCGACCGCGGCCAACCCCGCCTTTTTGCATTTCTCGATGCCGATCTTGACCGCAACCGGCGCTACCGTCTGGCCGTAGCCGAACTTGCCATCGACGACAGCCAGTGACGGCGTATCGACGACGACCTCCGCGGTCTGGTTCGGAATAATCGAACCCATCTTCTTCCACCGGATGTAGACCGGCACGCGGATCACGCCGTGGCTGTCATGCCCGGTGAGATTGGCGGTCGTAAGGTAAGTCGCGACGCGGCGCGCCTCCTCAGTGGAGGATTCGGCGTGACCGAAAATATCCGAAACAAAATCGATGAGATGAGGAACCTTGATCGTGACCATTTCAGTCGTCGCTCTTTTTGGTTTGGCGCTTATTGCGTCGTAAGATTATGCGCTCACCTTGGCATGACCGCCGAGGTAAGCGGCGCGGATGGCTTCATTGCCCCAGAGTTCGTCGGGCTTGCCGCCGAGCACAATCCGCCCCGTCTCCAGGACGTAGCCGTGATCGGCGACCGACAATCCCATGCGCGCGTTCTGTTCGACAAGCAAGACCGTGGTGTCGCGCCGGATTTGCGAAATGATCCGGAACACGGCCTGCACGATGACCGGCGCCAGCCCAAGCGACGGCTCGTCGAGCAGCAAAAGCCGGGGCTTCGCCATCAACCCACGCGCGACCGCCACCATCTGCAACTGACCGCCCGACAGCGTCCAGCCGAGCGCATTGGCAAACGCGCGGATGTCCGGGAACAGATCGAACATCGCATCCGCCTCGCGCGACAGCTCAGCTTTGCCGACGCGACGGTTCGAGCCGCCGAGCATGATATTTTCCTTCACCGAAAGCCCGGGGAATACCCGCCGCCCTTCCGGCACATGCGAGATGCCGAGCCGCACGATCGCTTCGGGCCCAAGCGTGTGTGTATTTGGGCCCGAGATTGGCTTGCCGTCGAACAGGATTTCGCCGGACGCGGGTTTGATCAGCCCGGAAATCGCGCGCAGCGTCGTCGATTTGCCGGCGCCGTTGGCGCCGAGCAACGTCACCACCTGGCCTTCATCGACCGCGAGCGAGACGCCGCGCAAGGCCTCGATCTCGCCATAGCGCACGACCAGGTCGTTGATTTGAAGCAGCGCCATTATTCGGTTCCAAGATAGGCAGAGACGACGTCGGGATGACGCAGCACTGCGAGCGACTCACCGTCCGCAATGCGCTTTCCGAAATTCAGGACCGTGATGTGCTGTGCAGCCTCGCTGACCAGCGTCATGTCGTGGTCGATGATCAGGATGGTGAGGCCTTGCGCCGCGATGCGCTTGAGCAGCGCGTGCAGCTCAAGCTTCTCGCTGGAATTCAACCCCGCCGCCGGTTCGTCGAGCAGCAACAAGGTCGGATTGGCCCCAAGCGCACGCGCGATCTCGATCAGACGCTGATGCCCGTAGGAAAAGCTCGAGATCAGCTCGTCGGCGCGCGAACCAAGTCCCACAAAGGTCAAGGCCGACATCGCCCGCGCGGTGAGTGCCTCGTCGTCAGCCTTGCCGGTTAGCGTATTGCCCGGACGTTCCGCGCCGATGATGACGTTCTCGAGCGCCGTCATCGAACGAAACAGGCGGATGTTCTGGAAGGTGCGTCCAAGGCCGGCGGCCGCGCGCTGATGCGGCGGCATGTCCGTGATGTCGGTGCCGTCTAGTACGACCGTCCCACTGGTTGCCTTGTAGATTCCAGAGAGCACGTTGAGCGTCGTCGTCTTGCCGGACCCGTTCGGCCCGATCAGCGCATGGACGCCACCACGCCTGACATCGATGTCGACATTGTCGACCGCCTTGAGGCCGCCGAAGTGTTTGGAGAGGCCCTTCACCGAAAGCACGATGTCGCCGCCAACCGTCGCCGGCGCCAGTTGCAATGCCGGTCCCCCCGCAAGCGCCCTCGCCTTCAGCCACCACCGCTCGGTCGCAAGCTTGGCAAACCCCCAAATGCCGTCCGGCATGTAGCGGATGATGAGGATCACCGACAGGCCGTAGATGGCGAGATAAAGTCCGGGCACGCTCTTGAGGAAGCGAAGCCATTCCGGGATCAGGATCAACAATCCGGTCCCGATCGCCGAGCCAATCGGCGACGCGACGCCGCCGAGCAGCGACATGGTCAGGAACACGACGGACTCGGCAAAGGAGAATTGATCCGGGCTGACATAGGCAAAGCCGCCGGCGAACAGCCCGCCGGCCAGTCCCCCCAGCACCGCGCTCAAGGCAAAAGCCGATACCTTGGTACGGAACACATCGATGCCGACGACGCCTGCGGCGAGTTCATTGTCGCGCACCGCGCGCATGGCGCGGCCGAGTCTCGTATCGGCGAGATGCCAGACCACGTAACCCACCAGCGCCAGCATCGCGACGCAGAAGGCCAGATAAGATTGCGACGACTGAAACAGGTCCGGCCGGCCGATGCGCGACACGCCGTCAGGGCCGTGCGTGAGCCAGATCGAGTTGATCATGACGAGGGTGACGATCTGCTGGAACGAGATTGTCACCATCGCAAGGTAGTGCCCACCAAGCCGCAGCGTCGACATGCCGAGGAAGGCGCCGGCCAGCAGCGCGACCACGCAGCCGCCGGCGAGGCAGAGCCAATAGCTCACATGGTAGTCCGCGGTGCCGAGCCCGACCGCATAGGCGCCGAGACCAAAAAACGCGGCCTGCGCCAGATTGATCTGGCCGCACAGGCCGAGCACGACCGACAGGCCGAAGACCGCGATCGCAAACGTCGTCGCCTGCATCAGGATGTTATGGATATAACCGTCGAACTGAACGGTCGCGGCGAGGCTCACGAGAATGGCGCAACCGATGAAATACGGCAGGTGCCTCAGCCACAGCGGCTTGACGCGTGGCGCGGTCGCGGCCATTGCGATGTTTTCGCTCGGCGCGCTCATGCCTTCTCCGCGACGCGTTCGCCGAAGATGCCTTGCGGCCGGAACACCAGGAAGGCAACCAGCACCAGGAACGCAAAACCGTCTTTATACGGCACTGATATATAGGCCGCCCCAAAGGTCTCGATGATGCCAAGCGCGACACCACCGATGATCGCGCCGGCGACATCGCCAAATCCGCCGATGATCGTGGCGGCAAAAGCCTTGAGCGCGATCGTCGAGCCCATCTGGATCGACACGAACAGGACGGGCGCCACCAGAATGCCGGCGAGCCCCCCGAGCACCGCCGAATAGATGAAGGTGATCATGATCATGGTGGAGACGGAAATGCCAAGCAGCGAGGCCATTTCCTTGTCCTGCGATGTCGCCTGCAATTTCTTGCCCAACATCGTGTGCTCGAAGAACCAGTAGTTGAAGATCACGAGCACGACGGTCACCGCGATAATCAGCAAATACTGGCTATCGAGGTAGACCGGGCCGAGCTGAATACCGGGCGTGTCGAACCAGCCTTCGAGCACCTGCGGCTGCGGCCCGTAGATCGCGAGCACGGAATTGGCGAGCAGGATCGAGGCGCCGATGGTCGCGATGATCACCGGCAGAAAGGTGCGATGACGCAGCGGATAATAAACGCCGAGATTGAAGATCACGCCCAACAGCGCCATGCCCGCAAGCGCGAGCAGGAACGACAGCCAGTATGGCCAGCCGAGATCGACCGCGAACACCACCATCAGATAGGCGGCGACCATCGAGAACTCGCCTTGCGCGAAGTTCACCACGTTGGTGGCGCGGAAAATCAGCACGAAGCCGAGCGCGATCAGCGCATAGACGGCACCGATGCCGATGCCGGTAAACAGCAGTTGCAGGATGAGGTCCATGAATGCGCCGGGCCGGTTCTGGAAGCGAAACGCAAAGCGGCCTCCCCCGTCGGGGGAGCCACCTCAGATCATCAATCGTCGAATTCGATATGCTTGTCGAAGACGATCGCACCCTTCTCGTTTCGCACGACGTTATAGCCATGCAGGCCGTCGCCGTTCTGGTCGAAATTATATTCACCTTCAGCGCCCGGGAATTTCTTCAAGCCCAGGATCGCTTCGCGAATCTTGCCGGGGTCGGTCGAGCCCGCCTTGTTGATCGCCGCCGAAAGAACGGTGATTGCATCATAGGTCCAGGCACTCTGGAGATCCGGCGCGGTCTTGTAGGCCTCGCGATAGGCCTTGCCGAAAGCCTTCGACGTCTCGTTCGATTCCTCGGCATAATCGGCGACGCCATAGGTGCCGTAGAGCGTAGGTCCGGCAAGCTTGATCGCGGATACGTTCACCGTCGTTGGCGACCCCACCCAGGGGATGGTGACGCCGAGCTGGCGCAGTTGCCGGGCGAAAATGCCAAGATCGTTCTCAAACGTGAAGTAGGTGCCGAGCACGTCCGCGCCCGACTGCTTCACGGCAAGGACCACGGGCGTGAAATCCTGGCTCTGGTTGGCGTAGCCCTGATCGAGCACCGGCGGCGCACCCAATTTTTCCAGCGCCGCCGACAAGGCCTTGCCGCCCGCAGTGCCGAACGCGTCGGTGGAATGCACGATCGCCCACTTCTTTTTGCCGAGCGTGTTGACGCCGAAATCTGCGATCACGCGGCCCGAGTAGCTGTCATTGGGACGAAAACGAAACAGCCAGGGATTGTTCATATGCGTCAGCGTTGGATCGGTGCCGCCGATCATCACGGGCTTGCCGAGCTTGAGCACGTCGGGCGCCATGGCGTGGATCTGGGTCGAACGCACCGAACCAAGGAATCCCACGATGTCGGATTGTGCAGCGAGCTTGGAGAACGCGAGCACGATGCCGGGATTGGTGGTCTGGTCGTCCTCGATGACGAGTTCGACCTGTTTGCCGAGAACGCCGGCCTTGTTGACGGCTGCGAGCGCGAGCTTGGCGCCGTTTTGCGCCCAAAGCCCCTGCTCCGCCGCCGGCCCCGTGACCGGAACGCACATGCCGATCTTGATGGTCGAAGCCTGTGCGCCCGCGCGCGTGATGACATAGGGCGCCGCAACGGTGACGGTGATGCCAGCCGCGAATTCGCGTCTCGTCAGTTTCATACAAACCCTCCCTGGAACCGTGCTTTTTGCCGGCTCTTATTGGTATATCGCGCCGCACGCGAGAAAGCGCGGCACACCGTCTGGTACTTACGAAGTCTTGAAGCGCGAGTAAATTGATATTGCAGCGATTTAGGCTTTTGGCGCAGGCCGACACAATGGAGCGTCCCGCTCTCGCAATGCGGCAATCATCGACTGCCTATTTGCGTGGCAGATAACGAATGTCGCCTGTCACGTATCTTCCGAGGGCGCGATATCAGTCACTTCGAGGGCCGCAAGACTGCTTTCCAAGGCCGCCAACATAGCCTGAAGCTCGGCCAGCCTTTGAACGCCGTAGCGCCGGGTGATCTCGGCGTAAATGAACTCGGAGGTGGGAGCGATGAGTTCGATCAGCTTCAGGCCTTTTTGGGAAATCGAGACAACACCACGCCGCAGGTCGACTTTTGCTGTCCGGCGCTCGATCAGCTGTCGCGCCTCCAGATCACGCAGGATCCGCGACAGGCTCGGACCGAGAAGAAAGGCGGTGCGCGCCAATTCCGTGACCTCGATGGCCTCGACCGCCGAAAGCGCACGCAAAATCCGCCATTGTTGCTCGGTCAGCCCGTGACGACGGAGCGACGGGCGAAATTGCCGCATCACTGCCTCACGCGCGCGCAACAGCGACATCGGCAGAGATCTGGAAAAATCGCGCATCGGAATCCGGCGCTCGGCCGGATTAAGCGCAGCGTCGCTTGCGGCTTTTTTTGGCGTCACCATCGGTGCGGCAATTCGTTTGCGTTGCACAAATTTCCAATCGATTGCTAGACAGAACTTAACATGTTAATCATATTCGGGCACGCGGGTTTTTGTCGCGCCCTCAGAGACGCGCGACGTGATCCGTGCCGACAATAGCGCCCGGCCGCCGTTCAGCTGAAAGCGCCGAAGAGCAATCCGCCATGCCGCATTTCACGATCGAATATTCCGCCAATCTCGATGCGCGCGTCGACATGGGACAAGTAGTCGAGATCGTCCGGAAGGCTGCGATCGAGACCGGCATCTTTCCGCTCGGCGGCATTCGCGTGCGCGCGGTCCGGTGCGAGCACTATGCGATCGGCGACGGCAATCCCGACCATGCCTTCCTCGACATAGTGCTGCGCCTCGGCGAGGGCCGCGATCTCAAGACCCGCAAGGAAGCCGGCGAACATATTTTCCGTGCCCTGTCGGCCTATCTCGATCCGGTTTTTGCCAGGTGCAAATTCGCCTTGTCATTTGACATGCAGATCAATGACAAGGAAACCAGTTGGAAGCGTAACAATATTCATGAAGCTTTGAAGGCGGACGCCGCCCATGGATAAAGGATTGGGATTCCAGCTCAGAGATTCTTGATGCCCGTTCCAAAACACATCTTCGACCCGCCGTTCAACATCATCAGAAGCAGCCACGTCGTCCTCGACGTAGTTGATCTGAAGGCGAGTGCCGAATTCTACGAAAACGCCGTCGGCCTCCATGTCGAGGAGCGCGGCGATGCCGCGGTCTATCTGCGCGGCAGAGAGGAGCAGCAACATCACTCGCTGGTCTTGCGCAAGGCGTCCCACGCGACCTGCCGCCGTCTCGGCTTCAAGGTCGGCGACGAGGGAGATCTCGACAAGGCCGCGGCGTTCTTCTCGCAGAACAACATCGCCTTCGCCTTTGCCGAGCAGCCCTTCCAGGGCCGCACACTGCAATTCTCCGATCCCTTCGGCTTTCAGATCGAACTCTACGCGGCGATGGACAAGCGCCCGCTTCTGTTGCGCCGCTACGATCTCTACAAGGGCTGCCATCCGCAGCGGCTCGACCATTTCAATGTCTTCGCCGCCGAGGTTCAGGACACGGTTGATTTTTACGCACGGCTCGGCTTCCGCCTGACCGAATACGCCGAGGAGGATGGTGAACACGGCCGGATCGCGGCCGCCTGGCTGCATCGCAAGGGCAACGTTCACGATTTCGCTATCACCAACGGCAAAGGCCCTCGCCTGCACCATTTCGCCTACTGGGTGCCCACTGCCATGAACATTTTGCACCTGTGCGACGTGATGGCCTCAAGCGGTTATCTCAATAATATCGAGCGCGGCCCCGGGCGGCATGGTATCTCGAACGCGTTCTTCCTCTACGTCCGCGATCCCGATGGCCACCGGCTTGAACTTTACACCAGCGATTATTTCACCGGCGACCACGACCACGCTCCAATGCGCTGGTCGCTGAACGATCCGCGCCGGCAGACGCTGTGGGGTGCGCCCGCCCCGCGCTCGTGGTTCGAGGAGGGATCGCCATTTCCGGAGCAAGCTCTGCGCGAGCCGCAGTTTGTCGCCGAAGTCACAGTTGCTGATTGAAGTTACGGAGACCTTATGAAGATGTCCTTGATTGTCGCGGCCGCCTCGATGCTGGGTCTCCTGCCCGGCGCATCACCGACGGGCAGCGCGCATGCCGCCGAGTTGAAGGTGCTGGCGGGAGGATCCCTGCGAAGCGTGCTGACCGCACTTGCGCCGAAATTCGAGCAGGCGTCCGGCCACAAGCTCGTCATCGACTTCGACACCACGCCGAACCTGATCAAGGCTGCGACCTCGGGCGAACCGTTCGACCTCGGCGTCGTTCCGATCGACGTCTTCTATGATGCCGCCGCCAAGGCTCATTTCGCGCCGCCCGTAAAATTTGCGCGCGTCGGCTATGGCGTCGCGGTGAAAGCCGGCGCGCCAAGACCTGACATCAGCACGCCGGAAGCATTCAAGAAGACGCTGCTGGAAGCAAAATCCATCACGTTCCTGCCGGCGAGCGCCGCCGGCTCCTATATCCTGAAAATGTTTGAGCGGCTTGGCATTGCCGAGGCGATGAAGGCCAAGACCATTGCACAGGCGCAGCCGACGGGAATCATCCCCGCTGTGGTCAGCGGACAGGCCGAGATTGCGGTGTTCGTGAACAATGTGCTGACCGCGCCCGGCGTCGACATCGTCGGCCCCTTCCCTTCCGGATTGCAACAGGAACTGGTTTTCCCGGCGGCACTGGCGGTCGACACCAAACAAAAGGACGCAGCTCAAGCCTTTATCGATTTTCTGATGTCGCCCGAAGCCGTCGCCGTTCTCAAATCCAAAGGCATGACGCCCGGCCACGACTAAGCGCGGAACATCCAATGGCTGTAGCCCGTATCGCCACGTTTGCCGTTGATGGCGCCGCCAAATACGGCGTCGCGACCGATCGCGGGATCATCGACCTCTCGGCGCGCTGGGGCAAGGAGTTTCCAACCTTGCGCGAGGTGATCGCTGGCGACAGCTTACGCAAACTCGCGGAAGAGGCAGATCGCCACCCGGCAGATTACGCGCTCGACACCGTCACCTGGCTGCCGCCGATTCCGGCGCCGGAAAAGATCATTTGCATCGGCGTCAACTACCCCGACCGCAACGCCGAATATAAAGACGGGTCGGACGCGCCAAAATATCCAAGCATGTTCTTCCGCACGCCACGCTCGTTCGTCGGTCACGGAACGCCGCTGGTCCGCCCGAAAGCTTCCTCCCAGCTCGACTATGAAGGCGAACTGGTGCTGGTGATCGGCAAGGCCGGCCGGCACATTGCGGAGCGCGACGCGCTCGATCACATCGCAGGCCTCACGCTGTGTAACGAGGGCACCATTCGCGACTGGGTTCGGCACGCCAAGTTCAACGTCACGCAGGGCAAGAATTTCGATTCCACCGGCAGCCTCGGCCCGTGGCTCGTTCCTTACGCAGACGAATCCCAGATTGCCGATGTCAGGCTGGCGACGCGGGTCAATGGCGAGACTCGGCAGGATGACCGCACGTCGCGTCTGATTTTCGGCTTTCGCCACCTGATCCATTACATATCGACCTTCACGACGCTGGTGCCCGGCGATGTCATCGTCACGGGCACCCCGACCGGGGCCGGCGCGCGGTTCGATCCGCCACGCTATCTAAAACCCGGCGACGTCATCGAGGTTGAGGCCGAGAATATCGGCGTGTTGCGCAACGGCGTCATCGACGAAACTCCCTGATGTGCGCGGAGTGGAGCATCCCATGTCTGTAAGCTCCGGCGGCGAAGCCATTGTCAGCGGCCTGATCGCGCACGGCGTCGACACCGTGTTCGGACTTCCTGGCGCCCAGATCTACGGCCTGTTCGACGCTTTCCATCAAGCCCAGCTCAAGGTGATTGGCGCGCGGCACGAACAGGCCTGCGGCTACATGGCCTTTGGCTTTGCGCGCGCAACC comes from the Bradyrhizobium erythrophlei genome and includes:
- a CDS encoding ABC transporter substrate-binding protein — translated: MKLTRREFAAGITVTVAAPYVITRAGAQASTIKIGMCVPVTGPAAEQGLWAQNGAKLALAAVNKAGVLGKQVELVIEDDQTTNPGIVLAFSKLAAQSDIVGFLGSVRSTQIHAMAPDVLKLGKPVMIGGTDPTLTHMNNPWLFRFRPNDSYSGRVIADFGVNTLGKKKWAIVHSTDAFGTAGGKALSAALEKLGAPPVLDQGYANQSQDFTPVVLAVKQSGADVLGTYFTFENDLGIFARQLRQLGVTIPWVGSPTTVNVSAIKLAGPTLYGTYGVADYAEESNETSKAFGKAYREAYKTAPDLQSAWTYDAITVLSAAINKAGSTDPGKIREAILGLKKFPGAEGEYNFDQNGDGLHGYNVVRNEKGAIVFDKHIEFDD
- the hpaD gene encoding 3,4-dihydroxyphenylacetate 2,3-dioxygenase, with protein sequence MPVPKHIFDPPFNIIRSSHVVLDVVDLKASAEFYENAVGLHVEERGDAAVYLRGREEQQHHSLVLRKASHATCRRLGFKVGDEGDLDKAAAFFSQNNIAFAFAEQPFQGRTLQFSDPFGFQIELYAAMDKRPLLLRRYDLYKGCHPQRLDHFNVFAAEVQDTVDFYARLGFRLTEYAEEDGEHGRIAAAWLHRKGNVHDFAITNGKGPRLHHFAYWVPTAMNILHLCDVMASSGYLNNIERGPGRHGISNAFFLYVRDPDGHRLELYTSDYFTGDHDHAPMRWSLNDPRRQTLWGAPAPRSWFEEGSPFPEQALREPQFVAEVTVAD
- a CDS encoding ABC transporter ATP-binding protein translates to MALLQINDLVVRYGEIEALRGVSLAVDEGQVVTLLGANGAGKSTTLRAISGLIKPASGEILFDGKPISGPNTHTLGPEAIVRLGISHVPEGRRVFPGLSVKENIMLGGSNRRVGKAELSREADAMFDLFPDIRAFANALGWTLSGGQLQMVAVARGLMAKPRLLLLDEPSLGLAPVIVQAVFRIISQIRRDTTVLLVEQNARMGLSVADHGYVLETGRIVLGGKPDELWGNEAIRAAYLGGHAKVSA
- a CDS encoding malate/lactate/ureidoglycolate dehydrogenase encodes the protein MVTIKVPHLIDFVSDIFGHAESSTEEARRVATYLTTANLTGHDSHGVIRVPVYIRWKKMGSIIPNQTAEVVVDTPSLAVVDGKFGYGQTVAPVAVKIGIEKCKKAGLAAVALRNAGHIGRVGDWAEAAAAEGLISVHFVNAAGSLLVAPFGGVEKRLSTAPYCVGVPREGQPPIVLDFATSIVAEGKCLVASRGGKKLPKGALIDADGALSEDPHVLYGPYTPDGPRDHTKGTGAIRAFGEHKGSGLAFMCELLGGALTGTGATAPNRRFANGMLAFYIDPKVVDPAHFFDGEVSRYVDFIRGTKPIAGGEPVLIPGDVERKTRAERTENGIPLPDDTWAAIVNTAREVGVGEASIQRATQ
- a CDS encoding branched-chain amino acid ABC transporter permease, producing the protein MDLILQLLFTGIGIGAVYALIALGFVLIFRATNVVNFAQGEFSMVAAYLMVVFAVDLGWPYWLSFLLALAGMALLGVIFNLGVYYPLRHRTFLPVIIATIGASILLANSVLAIYGPQPQVLEGWFDTPGIQLGPVYLDSQYLLIIAVTVVLVIFNYWFFEHTMLGKKLQATSQDKEMASLLGISVSTMIMITFIYSAVLGGLAGILVAPVLFVSIQMGSTIALKAFAATIIGGFGDVAGAIIGGVALGIIETFGAAYISVPYKDGFAFLVLVAFLVFRPQGIFGERVAEKA
- a CDS encoding 5-carboxymethyl-2-hydroxymuconate Delta-isomerase; this encodes MPHFTIEYSANLDARVDMGQVVEIVRKAAIETGIFPLGGIRVRAVRCEHYAIGDGNPDHAFLDIVLRLGEGRDLKTRKEAGEHIFRALSAYLDPVFARCKFALSFDMQINDKETSWKRNNIHEALKADAAHG
- the hpaR gene encoding homoprotocatechuate degradation operon regulator HpaR — encoded protein: MRDFSRSLPMSLLRAREAVMRQFRPSLRRHGLTEQQWRILRALSAVEAIEVTELARTAFLLGPSLSRILRDLEARQLIERRTAKVDLRRGVVSISQKGLKLIELIAPTSEFIYAEITRRYGVQRLAELQAMLAALESSLAALEVTDIAPSEDT
- a CDS encoding ABC transporter permease subunit, producing the protein MSAPSENIAMAATAPRVKPLWLRHLPYFIGCAILVSLAATVQFDGYIHNILMQATTFAIAVFGLSVVLGLCGQINLAQAAFFGLGAYAVGLGTADYHVSYWLCLAGGCVVALLAGAFLGMSTLRLGGHYLAMVTISFQQIVTLVMINSIWLTHGPDGVSRIGRPDLFQSSQSYLAFCVAMLALVGYVVWHLADTRLGRAMRAVRDNELAAGVVGIDVFRTKVSAFALSAVLGGLAGGLFAGGFAYVSPDQFSFAESVVFLTMSLLGGVASPIGSAIGTGLLILIPEWLRFLKSVPGLYLAIYGLSVILIIRYMPDGIWGFAKLATERWWLKARALAGGPALQLAPATVGGDIVLSVKGLSKHFGGLKAVDNVDIDVRRGGVHALIGPNGSGKTTTLNVLSGIYKATSGTVVLDGTDITDMPPHQRAAAGLGRTFQNIRLFRSMTALENVIIGAERPGNTLTGKADDEALTARAMSALTFVGLGSRADELISSFSYGHQRLIEIARALGANPTLLLLDEPAAGLNSSEKLELHALLKRIAAQGLTILIIDHDMTLVSEAAQHITVLNFGKRIADGESLAVLRHPDVVSAYLGTE
- a CDS encoding UxaA family hydrolase, giving the protein MAPAPVIRLHPDDGVLIARSSLPPGLVVADGVTTVERIPAGHKVAIRGIAVGEPIRRYGQIIGFATAPIAPGSHVHTQNCGMGDFAKDYAFGLDVKPVPNFDLPATFDGIRRSDGRVATRNYIGILTSVNCSAHVASLVADVFRKNPFTGDNPLADFPNVDGVVALTHKTGCGMTQDEPLALLRRTLGGYARHVNFSAVVVLGLGCEVNQIGGLMQEQKLAGRLRELEIQQIGGTRKTVEAGVAFVREALSDANKVKREKVPASELTVALQCGGSDGYSGVSANPALGAASDLLVRHGGTVILSETPETYGAEHLLTRRAVSREVGEKLVGLMRWWEDYTAREGAEMNANPSPGNKAGGLTTILEKSLGAMAKAGSTNLVDVLNYAEAVTKKGFVFMDTPGYDPVAATGQVAGGANLVCFTTGRGSVFGCKPAPSIKLATNTPMYKRMEDDMDVNCGTILDGEETVQQCGERIFDLMLKTASGQPTKSESFDFGGAEFAPWVLGATM
- a CDS encoding HpcH/HpaI aldolase family protein, with the protein product MANKVKEIWAAGKVVVNAWLAIPSGFSAEVIAQCGFDSVTVDMQHGVQDYQSMVQCFQAMHGHPVTPMVRVPWNEPGIIGKVLDGGAYGVICPMINTPQEAKNLVSYSKYPPMGVRSNGPIRAGLYGTAGSYQKTANQDTVLLPMMETKTAIENMEAILDVEGIDGVYIGPSDLGFSYGLVPKLDREEPEILKIYEKIVKECGKRGLHPGIHCSGADGALRAINMGFKLVTLFNEVGLMATYAKMQIAQTRKDSGGKA